The Tropicibacter oceani DNA segment CAGCGCCTGCGCCACTTCCTTGTTGGATTTGCCCTGCGCCAGTTGCAGCAGCACGGTCTGTTCGCGGTTGGTCAGCTGTTCGCGCGCGCCCTCGACCGGGGTCAGCGCGCCCTCGGCGCCGGTACACAGGTAACGCTGACCGGCCATGACCGCGTCGATCGCCTGCTTGATCTCGTCGGTGGGCACGTCCTTCAAAACGTAACCGCGCGCGCCATGGCTGAGCGCGGTCGAGACATATTCCGGCGTGTCATGCATCGACAGCACAAGGATACGGGTGTCGGGGCGGCGTTCCAGGATCATTTCCGTCGCGGACAGCCCGCCAAGGCCGGGCATGTTCAGATCCATCAGGATGACGTCGGGCGACAATTCGTCCAGCCGGTCGATCATCTGCTGACCATCGCAAAGCGTGGCCACGACCTCGATGTCGTCATAGCTTTCGAGGATGGCCTCGATGCCTTCGGCGACCATGGGGTGATCGTCGACAACGACGACGCGGGTTACAGCGTTCATGCCTGCACCTTTGTTTTTCGCGGCTTGCCGTCCTCGGGTTGCAGAAGATGGCTCAGCGGGACCTGCGCCTCGATAACCGTCCCGGTTTTCGAGGACAAGACACGCAGCACCCCGCCCAGCTGGTCCATCCGTTCCTGCATGTTGCGCAGACCGATGCCCTGACGCGGCGCGCGCGGCGCATCGCCAAGACCGATGCCGTTGTCGGAAATGCGCATGGTCGCGCCGTCGCGGTGGCCGCGCAGGTCGATCACCACCTCGGTGGCGG contains these protein-coding regions:
- a CDS encoding response regulator transcription factor; protein product: MNAVTRVVVVDDHPMVAEGIEAILESYDDIEVVATLCDGQQMIDRLDELSPDVILMDLNMPGLGGLSATEMILERRPDTRILVLSMHDTPEYVSTALSHGARGYVLKDVPTDEIKQAIDAVMAGQRYLCTGAEGALTPVEGAREQLTNREQTVLLQLAQGKSNKEVAQALDISVRTVETHRKNIKRKLGISSTAGLTRYALEHGVLQGTGVKM